The Dunckerocampus dactyliophorus isolate RoL2022-P2 chromosome 14, RoL_Ddac_1.1, whole genome shotgun sequence genome includes the window ACAGTAACAAACACCAACTGTCAGATGAAGACTGTAAACACTCCACGCCATGCTGCCTAttatttaacacaaaaaagtgacTGCGTTTTATTCATTGACCTGGTTTGAACAGCATGAGCTACTTTTCTGGACACAACAATTGCTATTAGCGATACGTTTTcacccattcatttgacaacgATTTTCACTTTCATGACCTTATTGACCACACCCCTTTCCAAACTGAAAATTGACTGACCCCACTGTGCAAACATCAAACGACCTAACGATTTGTGTCACGAAAAGCCTCCGGCGCTTTCCACTACATGTTTCACAACACATTTGTCACAATAAAGGGCGAAAGTTGCAACGAGAAGGGAACCTTAGGACCATTTAAACCTTCGCACCTTCTATTCATTAGAAATTGTGCTCTGATAAAAACGCATTAAATAATTCATGTTGAACAAGTTCATTTAAATTCTTAACCAGTAGGAAAGGTATAAGGCACCTGTTGACATGACCTTGATACATCTTGCATCCTTTTAAACAATACTATTAGCACTGATGATCGCGCTAACATCATATGAGCTGGTTACTTTGCTTTGCGTTCAATGTTTCTTCGaggttcgaattttgcagcttcactttatcacggtttttcagaaatatattcattcataaatcatgctgttttgtggttgaatacggcctattagtcaaaacatgcatatttaagaaaatgttacgCATTGTTtccctgaattaagcattttctagcataaaaatggctaaatgaactaaaacacaaatacaaggcattcaaaagatgcattcaaagacgttgtttGTAGtcttttacactggtcactagatgtcactaatgttactgtaatatttggtGAGACACATTAGActtcaccagaacaacaggcttttgtttgaattatctcacaaacaggcacaataatccctgatacaaatccctaataaaaacacagacgactgttgcggccataacccacaccaagctaaaactcaactctgaacccctgacgtcacttcctgtctacccctctctcagctcccctagggaacacatttatagcaacacacacaagcacaagtcgtatgtcttaaatggtttatttactgtactatattggataatgcgagtgtaaaaatgactagagcgtctagagggctctactaatgctacaaaccgtatttagacggctgtaaacgggttttctgtggtctatctacaaaaatattcaatttacaaGTAAGAAATTCACGCATCACGGTTGggtttggaacaaatgaactgcgataaatgagggattactgttcagTCATTAATTTGTGGTGATGCGCCACAAatgatccaattaatcaacaactattttggtattcactTAATCGTTTAAgcgtaaatatcctctgattttaactatcaaatgtgaatattttttactttcctTAGCCATCCATGAATggagacctattatctttgtgttttcagcaaaacaagatattcacacgtATCAGCTTTGAcgttggaaaacagtgatatgttgtggaccaaaccactaagcgttcatattaatttggtccgCCAAGGGCCGATTACCTGactaatcaaaacaacaattgacgaggaaaataattgttagctGCAGCCCTAGTAAAGAAAATCACCTACTTGATGATTTGCTTGATCTGAGGTAATATGGTGGTCTCCAGGGTGACATTGTGAGTGTTGAGCAGGTACAGACGGAACTCGTCAAAGAACATCTCATTCCCTTCCTCATAGCGGCCATAGTTCTGTGAGTGCTCCTTCTGGATGCAGTGGTTGGTTAGGTGGCTTGTCATGTCCTGGAGGTCTGAGCTGTTGTATGGCTCAGAGGATGTCCGCAGCACACCTTCTCGGTATAAATAGATGTTGTAATTGTGATCCACAAGGACCCAGCTCCTGGCAATACCATATTATACACTATTAGTGCGCTTTACTCaaatataaatgttacaaaGTCACTTTTTTCTCAAAGGCATGAAAGACTGACCTGATGTCAAACTTACGATGTCCAGGTTCCAGAAGTAGAGGTTTCTCCAGGTACTTTTGAATGACATGAACCTGTCCCTGGTTGTCGATGTACTCTAGCAGGTGGTTAGCATCGTGCGATATCACAATACCAGCACCTGTTGGAAGAAAATATAGAATTGTAGACTGGTCGGTCACATCCTCAATGGTAGATCGAAGAAAGTTTAGGATATGTATATTTACCATGAAAGTTGTTTTGATTGCCGTTTGCTAACTAATTATTGTAACACCCAGACAAAACATGTGTCAGTTATTCTACCTTTAGCTCCGGCAGATGACTTGGCAATCCACACTGTCCCCTCCCCACTTTCTTTCTTGGAGTGAAAGGAAGCCAAGAAAACTTCTCGCTCGTCTGTCTTGGGATTGCTCTTCAGATGGCTGAGGCCATTTGTGGCGGGAGCCACAGGAGTGTTGAGGTTGGTGGGATAGATGATGTAAGACTCCGGGAACCAGTTGGAGGAGTCTGAGAGCTCCGGGCTAGTCTTTATAAGCCTGGCGATTTAAAGGTGGTTGAGAGTTTGAGCTAAAGCAATTCCCTTTTTCATAACTGAGTAGAAAAGGGTCGTAGGTTAAAAAGGGACGTGAGAGAAAATATGAGCCGATACCCACTTGACCAAGGATGCCTTCCTGCAAAGCTTGTCTGCCCCTCTGTAGTAATTCACCAGCTGCACCAGTCCTGGTTCATGACCTGTAAAGTCCCAgtgaaaatatttcaaaacaacCAGTACAACTTGTACTAATTAACACTTTgtcaacaaaatgcaattatgTGGGGGCTGATGGAGAACTTCATCATTTAGATGCCGCAGGGGCGAGACGTTCTGCACAGTCACTGCAGATGTTTCAGCCCGAGTGGGTGGACACATGATCCAGATTTCTTTAtgacaaatagaaaaaaaacacaccgtACCTAAGCGTCCAAAAGGAAGTCTGTTCCTTTCACCAAGCATTAGATTGAATCTGGGGTTGTCTCTTTTTAGCCTCTTCCACCGCCCAGTAGACAAGAGGATTTTGGAAACTTCTGCATAAACGCTGCTGTTGTCGTCCCGGGTGACAAAAGTGTACATTTGAGTGGCCATTGTCCCACGGCGGATGGAAAAGCGAGATTATTAGAATGGACTTCAAACTACTTTGTTGCTAGTGAGTTACTTGTCTGGTGGGTAGAGCAGCACAGTGTCCAGTGTTATCTCCCCTGATCTGCCCATGGTGTTGATGAGACGGTCATATCCAGTCCAAATGTTCACTTCACCGccgaatcagtgacaaaggagGCATGTCGTCATTAGGTTGTA containing:
- the ttl gene encoding tubulin--tyrosine ligase, translated to MATQMYTFVTRDDNSSVYAEVSKILLSTGRWKRLKRDNPRFNLMLGERNRLPFGRLGHEPGLVQLVNYYRGADKLCRKASLVKLIKTSPELSDSSNWFPESYIIYPTNLNTPVAPATNGLSHLKSNPKTDEREVFLASFHSKKESGEGTVWIAKSSAGAKGAGIVISHDANHLLEYIDNQGQVHVIQKYLEKPLLLEPGHRKFDIRSWVLVDHNYNIYLYREGVLRTSSEPYNSSDLQDMTSHLTNHCIQKEHSQNYGRYEEGNEMFFDEFRLYLLNTHNVTLETTILPQIKQIIKSCLACIEPAISTKHLSYQSFQLFGFDFMVDEKFKVWLIEINGAPACAQKLYPELCQGIVDVAISSVFTLNNSGDSSSSSPYSSSPSSLFATNACSSPKLRGPLHVGPFTRL